The following proteins are co-located in the Festucalex cinctus isolate MCC-2025b chromosome 15, RoL_Fcin_1.0, whole genome shotgun sequence genome:
- the LOC144001892 gene encoding arrestin domain-containing protein 3-like isoform X2 yields MALATSFEGKHGSVRYWVKAELQRPWMLPVKVKKEFIVFEHIDINTPLLLAPQAGSKEKTLCCWFCASGPISLSVKVARKGYTPGDSIQIFAEVENCSTRVVVPKAALYQTQTFFAKGKGKEIQQLVSNLRGEALAQGKSQSWEGRMLKIPPVSPSILDCPIIRVEYALVVYVDIPGGLNLSLSLPLVIGTIPLHAAASRTSSISSRGSASSWPGVAEHPEAPPSYSELAIPESQRRHFLFLHGAHQRQQEQEHASAALLTYITEFRYLPPPLYAEVDPYPDVAEPGRPDACPSR; encoded by the exons AT GGCGCTGGCGACGTCGTTCGAGGGCAAACACGGCAGCGTGAGGTACTGGGTGAAGGCGGAGCTTCAGCGACCCTGGATGCTTCCCGTCAAGGTCAAGAAGGAGTTCATCGTCTTCGAGCACATCGACATCAACACGCCCCTGCTGCTG GCTCCTCAGGCGGGCAGCAAGGAGAAGACTTTGTGCTGCTGGTTCTGCGCGTCGGGTCCCATCTCGCTCAGCGTCAAAGTGGCTCGCAAAGGCTACACGCCGG gCGACTCCATCCAGATCTTCGCCGAGGTGGAGAACTGCTCCACCCGCGTGGTGGTGCCCAAGGCGGCGCTGTACCAGACGCAGACCTTCTTCGCCAAGGGCAAAGGCAAAGAGATCCAGCAGCTGGTGTCCAACCTGCGGGGGGAGGCCCTGGCGCAGGGCAAGAGCCAGAGCTGGGAGGGCCGGATGCTGAAGATCCCGCCCGTGTCGCCGTCCATCCTCGACTGCCCCATCATCCGTGTGGAGTACGCCCTCGTG gTGTATGTGGACATTCCTGGCGGTCTCAACTTGTCGCTGTCGTTGCCGCTGGTCATCGGGACCATCCCGCTACACGCCGCCGCCTCTCGCACCTCCAGCATCAGCAGCCGCGGCAGCGCCTCCAGCTGGCCGGGCGTGGCCGAGCACCCCGAGG ctCCGCCCAGCTACAGCGAGCTGGCCATCCCGGAGTCGCAGCGCCGCCACTTCCTGTTCCTGCACGGCGCCCACCAGCGCCAGCAGGAACAGGAACACGCCAGCGCGGCGCTGCTCACGTACATCACCGAGTTCCGATACCTGCCGCCGCCGCTCTACGCCGAG GTGGACCCGTATCCCGACGTGGCGGAGCCTGGCCGTCCGGACGCGTGTCCGTCACGCTGA